The DNA segment TGGATGTGAAAATGGTATCGAGTCTGTTCGAAAAAACTCGCAAGATGATAGCCGCTACGATAGAAAAAAGTCGAGTAATGGCAAGCATTACTTTAATTTAAAAGCTTCGAATGGTCAAGTTATCGGTACAAGTGAAATGTACGAGAGTTCATCTGGAATGGAAAATGGTATTGATTCCGTAAAGACTAATGCTCCTGATGCAGAAGTAGTAGAAGTATAAATACTAACTTCATAAACTTATATCAATCTAATATGAAATCAGATTGTATATCGGTTTTACTCAGTTTGTTGAGCAGGTAATCCAAAAGGCGCGAGCCGACTGCGAGATGAGCGAGGGTGCTGTGAGTGATAGCCTGTAGCGAGTTTGTTCAATTGGGTTTCTACTGTTTGAGAATATTACGGCTGTTTAATAGATTTGAGCGGAAGGCTCTCACGGCTATGTTTTTACACAAGGCTGGCGCAGTTTTTTGATGCGATGGGAAAGGCAAGGGCAGCGATTGTAGGAAGCAATTTATTTCGGTGGCGGTAGGTTATCATCTTTCTTAAAAATAGTGGTTTAAGGAATTGCGGATTTTGAGGAAATAGATGATTTACGAAAGACATTCCAATGTGAGATGTATAATCTGCCGTGGTGCGTTGGCTTAAATTGCTGACGTAATGAGCTGCTCTTGCGAGCGGTTGCAATATGTAATCATCCGCTGTTTAATTGTAGTTTAAATGTCGTTTAAAAGTGGTTCATTAATGCTTGCAATTCAGCTTTTTAAAATGGTTGTGGTGATTTCATGTTGTGACTTGGGTGCACTCAAAAACTGTGACAGCCTGATTAGCCCGAAGCGACCCGCAGGCTCGCAAAACATTAAGTAGCGGTAGCACCCCAAAAAAAACACTTGTGCGATAGCGCAAATCCTAATTGGGGTTTGGGGTGATAGAGTAGCTGCGGGTGAGGAAGGCGTGAAATGTGTGAAATAAAACAAATAAATAGTGCCAGCGAGGACGTGTCGCCGCAGTGGTGCTATTTGTGGTATATGCAAGGGATGAATAGCACTAAACTTTAATTGTCAACCAATGTTTGTTGGCATATCTGTTTATTGATATTAGCAGAATACCCTTGCAGATATGTTTTATGGAACTAAATGGAACAACTGACGAACACCTTATTACCTGCCTTCCCGAATGTTTAATGCTTGTACTGCTGTTTAATCGAAAGACGAAACTCGAGGGCAAAGGCAAAAAGTACAGGCTGTAATTGTATAAACTATTTGTTTAAACTCTATAAACATTTTAAATTATAGCTTGTGCTGTGGGGAACGGAAAGCTCTTGCAATTGAGCGTGTGAAGTACAACGGAACAAGCGAATGCGTAAGTGCTTGAAGTGTGGCGTTACCAATACTTATTCTTTTTAACTTCAAGTGTATCTCTATCTACATCTTCTAATAATTTCACTTCCTTTTCTATCAATGGATCATACCAATCTGCTTTTTCCTTTGCCCATTGTATTGTATCTTCTATAACTTCATTTTGAAACTGAAGTTTCAAATCATTATTATCTAATTCCTTTATGAAATTTCTTAAATATTCTGCTTTATGCCAACGGGTTGCCATTGAAAGTAGCTCTTTAAATTTTGAAAGCTCATTATCCTTTTTCTCTTGGAAAGCTTTTTTTATTTCTTCTTGCTTTTGCCAATTTCTTTGCCATGCTTCTTGCTCTAAACGTCTTTCCTTGCTCTGTTTAGCTTTTAGTTCTAATGTTGCGAGAATTGAAGTCAATTTTTCTTCTATATGTGATTTTTTTCCATCTCTCCATATTTTTTCCGGATAGGATTCAATTCTAAAAGATAATTCTCCAGTTGGCTTATACCTTGAACGTTTCCAACCATTATCGTTGATTTCTTCTCTTTTCACAAATTCTCGTAACCTAATTTTTAAGTTTTCTCCATTGATAACTACAATTGTTTCATCAGTTACTTTAATACTGTGGCCTCTTTTTTTGACCAACTTAATAAAGGTATCCATAAATCGTAAGGCTCTAGACCTATTAGATTTTGAAACTTGTAGATTAATGGTTCCTGATGAAGTAGATAATAGACCTTCTGAAGTACCCCAAGTTGATGGTACTTTTTCTTTCAAATCTTCTTTAGCCTCTACAACGAGTTTATCAGGATTTGACAATCTATCTGGAACTACTATAGGCAATTCACTATTTTCAATTTCTTGTTTGATTTTTGCTCTTTCAGAATTTGGATGATTAATGGATTCTTGTCCTTCTTTACGAATGTATAATTCAATTTTTATGGATTCATCCTCTTTAGGTAGTTTCTCCTTTTTAACTTTTTTATTGAACTTTATTTTTGACCAATATCCAGATTTGGGTAATGGAATATTATGCTTAATACAGATTTTACGCAAGCCATTATCTGAATAGGCATATTCTTTGGCTAAAGTTGTTAAGGGTTTAGACCAAACTAAATCATATAATTCATTTCGTGTCAGTTCTTTTTTATCAATCATGAATATTATTAAAAAGGTAAATCATCTGGTTCTTCTGGTAGTGTAAAAATGCCTTTAGGTTCAAATTGGACATCTTTAACATTTATAATCTCCTTATTAAAGAATTCGTAAAACTTATCCTGAATATCATGAACTGATTTAATTTCAGACTTTTCTTCATTGTAAATAATAAAAAACTCATCTACTATACTATAAGAGCTGGGGTAGTTATCTTTCCCTAAATAAGCTTTTTCATATTTTTCTTTAATTACTGTCAATCCTGACTTATGCCTATATTCTGACACTAATTTATAACCTTCATCTTCTAAATCTCTTATTGTGTCAAATTCTAATTTCTCTAACCAAATTTCGTCAATTGGAATTGCCTGATATTCTCGGTAAGCATCATTCCATAATTTCTTTGAAACATTATATAATTTTTCCGAATCTAATGTTAAATTTAGATCTTCATAAGATTTAATCTCTTTCAATTCTTTCTTTTCTATTTCATCGCAAATCCTTTCATATTGATATAACTCAACATACCTTAAACTTTCTCCGTGATGCAAATAAAAATTGCCTACTCTAAAATTTAGTTCTTCCATAAATTAGTTTTTAAAAGGGTAACATATCAAAATAAAGTTTACCGTTTAATTCCTTTATTTTTACATCAATTCGGCTATATTTATGGTAATTATCGTAGAAACAGTAATGCTTATAACCCTCATCTTCCCATGCTGGATTTTCAATTCTTAAATGCAACTTCCCTTTAGATGTTTTATAAGCACATTTAAGCATACTCGTAAAGAACCTATAAAAATTTAATTTATTAGGAAAGGTTGTTTCTATGTTATTGGCTAATAAATGATATAGGAAGATTTTTGGTTTGTTTTGTAATACTGATACTATTAAACTCTTTTTAACAACATCGAAAGATGATATTCTCTTAATTGCCATAAGGTATTAATTTAATCAATTTTATGTTATTGTCTACAACCCGAAGCCATTCATAATCCCCTTTTAATGCTGTACCATCGGGCTCTGTTAGTATCTGTTTTTTTATCTTATTTAATTTAAAAATATTAACATAATCCCATTCTTTTTTGTAGATAAAGGTCGATGAAGTTTCGTCAAAAAAATAATAATTTAAATGACATACTTTTCCACAATCTATACGAATATAAAAATCTAAAAAGCCATCCATATTAAAATCGTAAAACGTAATTGGAATTTCTCCTAATGCTATTCCGTCTTCAATATTTTTAATTGTTTGTATGTACTTTCCCTTAAAACTTAATTTTAACTCTGAAACCCCTCCATAATACCCTATATTATTAGAATAACTCAATGAATCGTTCCATTTAGCTTCAAATAATAAATTATTGATTTTAATGGTTTCTGATTTTGTGATTTTAAATGTGGTAATATCTTCATTTTCAAATAATACCCAATTGTTGATATTATTGAAATTTTGTGCATATGAAAAATTTAAAAAGAGTAATAATAGATAAAGGATGTTTTTATTAATTACTATTACTAAGCAATCGAGTTTTGTTATTTTCATCTTATCGAATTAAAAATTTTTATAATCAAATCATCATTCAAATCTTTGTTGACAGCCTGCCAAATTTTATCATAGGAATAACATTTAACTATTTTATTGCTTGTTAGAAAAGCAATAACGAATTTTATATCAGAACACTTTTCGAGCAAATATGGAATGGCATAAGTATAATGATCGTTATCATAAATACGATGTACATAGTCCTTGATTAAATTGTCATTCCATTTTATTGAATTATTTGTAGATAACCTTCCCCAGTCCCAATTATTATCATATTTTCGTATTAAATCTTCCGACCAACATAAATTTTCATTTTGGCTTAACCCCCTCCAATCCCATTCATAATAATACTTATCTAATATATTATCAGACCATTTCATATTTAAATTACCCCAACTTAACTTATCCCAGAAGTCTTGATCATCTTTTAATTTATCATAAAATTTATCAAGTAATTCTACATTCCAAATAATACCCTTATTTTCCTTAAGATGGTGCCAATCTATTTTATAAGGATCATTTTTATCCTTATTAAATTCAATTCTATGCTCAAATTCATTAAAAAAATCTATTGAAAAATCAACATTTTCGTTATACCAAAAGAGATGCCATATTAGTGTATGTTCAAATTCCTTCAATAAGTCTAATGACCAATAAAAATTATTATTAACCTCAAAGCTCCATTTCCCATCAAACTTATGTCTATACTTCTTAACTACTTCTGATGACCAAGGTAGAATACCAAAACTTCTAAAATTATGCCAGTCAAATTCCCAACTATCAATAGCCAAATCAACAAATTTCTCATTTAATGGCAGGTAAACAACATTTTTAATAGAAATTCTATCTTCGAAATATGCCTTAATTACTTCTTTGGCTGTTATATTGATTTTACTTTTTAAAATCATTTCATTAATATGCTCAAACTTCCAAGAATCTTGAAATTCACAAATTAAATTAATAGACCATGGTAAAGATTCATTTACACTTAATGAATGCCAATCCCATCTATCTTTATATTGTTTTATAAAGCGGTTTGACCAGGGTAAAAAAGAAGATTTACTCAAAGTAATCCAATCCCAATCATCAATAAAGCAATCAATTAAATTACAGAGCCAAGGTAAGCCTGGATTTGTTGATAATTCACCGAGGCTGTATTCTGCAGGATATGAAAAAGCAAATTTGTCCTTATATTTTTTTATTAAATCAATACTCCAAGGTAAATTAGGATTTGAGCTTAACCCATACCATTTTATTTTACCTAAAGGATACCCGCCGCTCTCTGCATCAATATCCCATTTATCACTAAATTTTTCAATAATAGTTTCATCCCATTTTATTTCAATGTTTTGGGAAACCGCATACCAATCAAGTTTGTCTTCAAACAAATAAAGTAATTCTTCATCTAATGGGTAATGCCTTGAAATTAAACCATAAAAAATGTCTTCTCTTTCAATAAAAAATGAACGTAAGAACTCTTTATTAATAACTGTTTTTTCTTTATCAGGTTTTAAATCAAAATGTATCACTTCTAAATCAACCAAACGCCAGAAACAATCAAAAGTAGCCTTTACATCATATTTTGCATTATGAGCTTCTTCAAAGTGGGTGTTAAATAATTTAGTGTGTAGTTCTTGTAAAGATGGCCATTTGTAATCACCGTATCCTGAAGGAATTTTACAATAATTTGTGGTCTTTTTCATTGTACAAATAATATCAAAATCCTGACTTTTGAATGGATCTTCAATATTATTCCTTAAAAATTCACAACGTAAAACATTTACATCAAAATCTGAATTATGAGCAATAATATAATCAGCCTCTCTTAATAGTGAAGCGAAGTTCTGTAATACTTGTTTTCTATCATATCCTTGATTTATGGCTTGATTGTTTGTAATACCATGTACAGCTGTAGAATCAGATGGAATTTCAAAATTTTCTGGTTTTAGTATAATATCCTGTTCAACAGAAATCTCATTTTCATGATAAGATATTATATAGGCCAACTGAACTATGTAAGGCCAATTAAATGTATTCACATAGCTTTCTTTCCAAGAAATTGGAAGACCCGTTGTTTCTAAATCGAAGAATAAAATTCTCATGATTTGTTATTTATTAAATTTTTAAAAAACCCATATTCTTCATCAATTAGCAATGAACGGTCCAAGAATGAATTAAACTCTTCGCAGGCGTTTTCAGGTATCAATGTGCAACTATAGCAAGCAGCCATATTTAAACCACCTATTCCTTGACCAT comes from the Marixanthomonas ophiurae genome and includes:
- a CDS encoding YegP family protein, which gives rise to MAKFEIYKDAKSEHRFRLKAGNGQNILASEGYSSKAGCENGIESVRKNSQDDSRYDRKKSSNGKHYFNLKASNGQVIGTSEMYESSSGMENGIDSVKTNAPDAEVVEV
- a CDS encoding XAC2610-related protein, with product MKITKLDCLVIVINKNILYLLLLFLNFSYAQNFNNINNWVLFENEDITTFKITKSETIKINNLLFEAKWNDSLSYSNNIGYYGGVSELKLSFKGKYIQTIKNIEDGIALGEIPITFYDFNMDGFLDFYIRIDCGKVCHLNYYFFDETSSTFIYKKEWDYVNIFKLNKIKKQILTEPDGTALKGDYEWLRVVDNNIKLIKLIPYGN
- a CDS encoding 3'-5' exonuclease, with the protein product MRILFFDLETTGLPISWKESYVNTFNWPYIVQLAYIISYHENEISVEQDIILKPENFEIPSDSTAVHGITNNQAINQGYDRKQVLQNFASLLREADYIIAHNSDFDVNVLRCEFLRNNIEDPFKSQDFDIICTMKKTTNYCKIPSGYGDYKWPSLQELHTKLFNTHFEEAHNAKYDVKATFDCFWRLVDLEVIHFDLKPDKEKTVINKEFLRSFFIEREDIFYGLISRHYPLDEELLYLFEDKLDWYAVSQNIEIKWDETIIEKFSDKWDIDAESGGYPLGKIKWYGLSSNPNLPWSIDLIKKYKDKFAFSYPAEYSLGELSTNPGLPWLCNLIDCFIDDWDWITLSKSSFLPWSNRFIKQYKDRWDWHSLSVNESLPWSINLICEFQDSWKFEHINEMILKSKINITAKEVIKAYFEDRISIKNVVYLPLNEKFVDLAIDSWEFDWHNFRSFGILPWSSEVVKKYRHKFDGKWSFEVNNNFYWSLDLLKEFEHTLIWHLFWYNENVDFSIDFFNEFEHRIEFNKDKNDPYKIDWHHLKENKGIIWNVELLDKFYDKLKDDQDFWDKLSWGNLNMKWSDNILDKYYYEWDWRGLSQNENLCWSEDLIRKYDNNWDWGRLSTNNSIKWNDNLIKDYVHRIYDNDHYTYAIPYLLEKCSDIKFVIAFLTSNKIVKCYSYDKIWQAVNKDLNDDLIIKIFNSIR